tttttcacaacataaaaagagaaaaggtTTAAGGATAGTTTAAAATAGTGGTAGATGTTTGTGAGGTGAAGAACTATTGTTAGTATAGGTTTATACTGTGTAGTAGTGTTTGAGTAGGCTTCTCTGGGGGGAGCCATTCAGTTTTGGAACttgatttgatttttgatCATTTTTGGTGTTTGTGTTGTTTGTAGAAGATGTCGAGCACTATATTTTATCGGTTTAGGTCTCAGAAGGATACCTCGAGGGTGTTGTTTGATGGGACTGGTATTACTGTGTTTGATTTGAAGAGGGATATCATTCAGGAGAACAAGTTGGGGGATGGATCTGGGTTTCGGTTGCTGATATACAATCCAGATACGATGGAGGAATACGAAGATGATGCGGCAGTGATTTCGCGGTCTAGTATGGTTATTGTGAAACGTTCTCCTGCAACGCATGGAACTGCGGGTAATGCTTCTAGGTATGTGATGGGTAAGCCCAGAGTGCTTACGAGGCCTGGTGGTGGGGGGTCTACTTTTGGAGGCGGATATGGAGGACCATCTGGGAATGTTAGTGGTAGTGGGAGTGGGATGGGTAATGGTGCGGGAGGTACAGAGGAAGAAAGGATAGCTAGGATGTTTGCTAACCAAGAAAATCAGTGGCAGGAGACACAACAAGCGATGTCTGTTGCCGTGCCTGTGTTTCGGTCGCATGGAGGTGGTCCGGGTGGCGGGGGTGGGCAGCACCATCAAGATGATGGTCCACCCCCACCAGGTTATATGTGTTATAGGTGTGGTGGTAAGGACCATTGGATTAAGAACTGTCCAACGAATTCAGATCCCAATTTTGAAGGTAAGAGGATACGAAGAACTACCGGTATTCccaagaagtttttgaagtctGTTGAGATTGACCCGATGACGATGACTCCAGAGGAGATGgcagagaagaagattatgGTAACCGATGACGGTAAGTTTGTCGTGCAAGTTGCAGACCAGCATTCATGGGAGGACTATCAGcggaagcagcagcagcagaagatCGCTGTGCGCGAACAAGATGCTGTTTGGTTACCGAACCGTTTTAAAGATCTACCCGCAGAGCTCAAGTGTCCACTTACTGGTGGGCTTATACGTGGTCCTGTCAAGACTGAACGATGTTGTAAGAAGGTAGTATCAGAAGTACCCATGGAGGATGCTCTATTGGAGAGTGACTTTGTATGTCCCTTGTGCGGCGCTGGCGATATTTTGTTGGATTCACTAGTGCCCGACGAGGCTACTTCGAAGCAAATAGAACAGTTTCTCGAGACACATAAGGCTAAACGGGCTGCAGATAGTGCTAGTGGACCTGTAGCTATCGATAGTACAGTGGTAGGCACTGCTCCAGGAGCGGCTGCGGGCACTGCAGCTGCAACAGAACTTGGTAACGGTGAACATGGTGGTGTTGGAGACGAACCCAGTAACAAGAAGGCCAAGATTCCTTCTATGCCTTTACCGCCCTTTGGCATGCCGTTTATGTTTCCAATGCCATTCATGCCTCCAGTATCAGGAACAAAAGACAACAGCAACACTACTAAAAACACTAGtaccagcaccagcagcaccaATACCAATGCTAACACGAATAGCAACAACAATAGTAACAGTGAGAATAACAAGAATAACAAGAATAGTAAGTcataaagataaaaaggaagatatctatctatctatctatctatctatatatatatatagccTGAGTGGTATTTCTCCATGTAATATAAAATGGTTATTTgaaagaataaaataaagagTATCACTAGAGGGGTTTCCCATCGCTATAACAAATGACGGCCCATTTTCCGCTGGAAGCCCACCAAGATCCATGCTCGTTACCCTTTGCCTCCCATTCGGCACAAAGTTTCTCGTCAACACCCTCTGCCAGACCGACAATGACGTCCGATTTCGCAGTTCTTAAACTGAGCGAACGTAACCCATGCTGTGCGAGGGGTCCGATGGCCTTCCTATATGGAGTAGAACGTGGCCAACGGAGGTCACCGGTGAGTTTACGGTAATTGAAATCGCCCTTAAAGATTACAAGATCTGAATCTTTGAGGTCTTCAAAAACAGGGTGGCCTGGTACAAGCTCCCAGAAGTCGCCCGGCTCAGTCCAGAAAGGATGTTCCTTCACAACAAGTTGACCTTTGGAGAATGCTGAAGAAATACGTTCACTAACAAAATCTAGTGCAGAGCGAGCAGCGGTGTCCTTGCCGCTATCACAAGAGAAGAAGCTCCTATCATGTAAATCACCAGTTAGTTGGTGATAGTCTTTAACCATCGTGTCACTGACCATATAAGGGGAGTCCTTCGCATGTAATACACAGGTGCCAGCCATACCTGAATCAAGCAAAAATAACGAAAATAGTAAATCTGCATACAACTCAAACCCACTATTGTCAAGAACAAAATCCACACGCTGCTTACTATCACGCACCTTGCCAGCTCCAAGGGCTTGCCACACTAAACTAGTATCATTGATCAAGATCCGCTCCTGCGAATCTGACCGAACTGACGCTCCTTGGATAGATTGAATCTCTTCCAACGTCACATTCGTTAGCAAAGACAAATCCGTAGCATTTCCCCAAAGCGAAATCTCAACAAACTCCTGGAACAGTGCTTCCAACTCACTTCCCATTTGGCCTGACAAACTTTGGTACCATTTAGCCAATTCCACAACACCATGTTCTGATTGACGGAACGTTTCCCGCTTCACACTTTCAAACACATCATAATCCCTCCATGCCTCATTCTGACgaaacaaaaccaaaatccTGCGATAGAGGTATACCTCACAATAGAGCCATTCGCCATTAACCCAGGTCTGCTTCCCAAGCTCCTCACCCCTTTCATTAAAAACCTTTGGAACTTTACTCAATTCCATCTCCTCCTTTGTAAACGGCCTTAACTCACCATCTTCCTGAATCTCCCTCTTAAGCTTCTCCAGCTCGTCCAATatatgctgctgctgagccAACGCTGAAGGACTCAACCCAGTTTCGGCACTGAAATCATCAATGCAGTTCTGAACAATAATGGGCCACCGCTTCTCTGCAGTATATTGACCAAATGAATTTGCATCACTGGTCTGAAATTTAGGAGGTAGGGAAGAACTTTGCATCGCCTTTATTGTGTTCTGTTCCTCCTACTAATAGTTTGTTCTATATTCTATATACACTGCAACAGTTTTAAGCATGGGAATGCCTGGCACACACCGTGTGGTCCTTTctaaataaataaattatgCTCAAAACCAATTAACCACCCCCCTCCCCACAGCCAGTGGCAGAGCAGGAACACCAGTTCGTTTTAGAACTACCATACTATGTCATCGCATAAACGAAACTTCAACGAATTGGACAATATGACGAAATTTTACCGACAGGAAAACCAACGAGGCAGCCTAGCGCGTCCAAATCCGAACCAAAAGCCTCTCTCCAGGCCTCTCTGCATCGCATCAAGCCTTCCTTCTCGATCTCTGACATCTTAGTGCTTTAAACCCATAAACCTCCGGGGGTCGAACCTGAGGCTCCCCAGCCCTCTTGCGTTCCCTCCGGGAACATAAGCTTGGTGCTCTACGGTTGCTAGAACAGGACGCCGGAAGCTCGAGGCTCGAGGAAAAGGCCTGGGCTTCCATTAGACATATTGCGTTACGTAACTAAAAAGAAATGTTGAACACTTTTACATGATTAAAACCCCCACAGCAACGGAGCAGAGAGAGAGGGGTTTGGCTGAATGGATGCTATCGTCGCGAAGGTGGTGGTGTGGTCTCTCTCGTCTGTCTGTGCTACCCTCTCTCCCCCCCACAAGCAGAGACAGGACAGGACCACCGGCATCACcaccatcttcatcacaATTTCCCCCTTCTGCGGCATTGCGGAAATCCTAcctacatatatataaagaacGATTACAAGTCAAAAAGTAGAGTACCTCCCCCCTACCCATTCTCGTACTACTTTGCATACAAGCATTTCTTGGTTTTTCActatttgaaattttttggcaaaatcaaaaaaatattttcaaatattgtttTTCTAATTTGTTTCTAGTCTGTTTCCAACTTCTGGTGGTTTTCGTCAAGAACAGAGAATAGCAAGCTAAAAAGTAGTTAGTTACTAAGTACTAATTATAGACTAGTTTGTTGAACAACTAAAGGTGGTCAGTCAGTCAATCAATTATTATAGAAGACAAAATGGGTGTTCAATCAGTTCTAAAGAGAAAGTCAGGTGttattgttggtgatgatgttgCAGCGTTGTTTAAATATGCTAGAGAGCACGAGTTTGCTATTCCAGCTATTAATgtaacttcttcttctacGGTTGTCGCAGCTTTGGAGGCCGCTAGAGACAACAAGTCGCCAATTATTTTGCAGACTTCTAACGGTGGTGCAGCTTATTTCGCCGGTAAGGGGGTTTCCAATGAGGGTCAGAATGCAGCTATCAAGGGATCGATTGCCGCAGCGCATTATATTAGAGCTATTGCCCCTGCTTATGGTATTCCAGTTGTTTTGCACACGGACCATTGTGCTAAGAAGCTTTTGCCATGGTTTGATGGTATGTTGGAGGCAGACGAGGCGTACTTCAAGGAACATGGGGAACCATTATTTTCTTCCCATATGTTAGATTTGTCTGAGGAGACGGATGATGAGAACATTAGTACTTGTGCGAAGTATTTCACTAGAATGGCCAAGATCAACCAGTGGTTGGAAATGGAGATTGGTATTACTGGTGGTGAGGAGGACGGTGTTAACAACGAGCATGTTGAGAAGGATGCTTTGTACACTTCTCCAGAGACTGTTTTTGCAGTTCACGAGGCTTTGGCACCAATTTCTCCAAACTTTTCTATTGCTGCTGCGTTTGGTAATGTTCATGGTGTGTACAAGCCTGGTAATGTTGTTTTGTCACCTGAGATTTTGGGCGATCATCAGAAATATGCTTCCACCAAGATTGGTGGTGAAGAGAAGCCCTTGTACTTGGTGTTCCATGGAGGTTCCGGTTCTACTCAGGAAGAGTTCAACACTGCTATTGGCAATGGTGTTGTTAA
This region of Eremothecium cymbalariae DBVPG#7215 chromosome 4, complete sequence genomic DNA includes:
- the MPE1 gene encoding cleavage polyadenylation factor subunit MPE1 (similar to Ashbya gossypii ABR070C), which gives rise to MSSTIFYRFRSQKDTSRVLFDGTGITVFDLKRDIIQENKLGDGSGFRLLIYNPDTMEEYEDDAAVISRSSMVIVKRSPATHGTAGNASRYVMGKPRVLTRPGGGGSTFGGGYGGPSGNVSGSGSGMGNGAGGTEEERIARMFANQENQWQETQQAMSVAVPVFRSHGGGPGGGGGQHHQDDGPPPPGYMCYRCGGKDHWIKNCPTNSDPNFEGKRIRRTTGIPKKFLKSVEIDPMTMTPEEMAEKKIMVTDDGKFVVQVADQHSWEDYQRKQQQQKIAVREQDAVWLPNRFKDLPAELKCPLTGGLIRGPVKTERCCKKVVSEVPMEDALLESDFVCPLCGAGDILLDSLVPDEATSKQIEQFLETHKAKRAADSASGPVAIDSTVVGTAPGAAAGTAAATELGNGEHGGVGDEPSNKKAKIPSMPLPPFGMPFMFPMPFMPPVSGTKDNSNTTKNTSTSTSSTNTNANTNSNNNSNSENNKNNKNSKS
- a CDS encoding putative methyltransferase (similar to Ashbya gossypii ABR069W), with translation MQSSSLPPKFQTSDANSFGQYTAEKRWPIIVQNCIDDFSAETGLSPSALAQQQHILDELEKLKREIQEDGELRPFTKEEMELSKVPKVFNERGEELGKQTWVNGEWLYCEVYLYRRILVLFRQNEAWRDYDVFESVKRETFRQSEHGVVELAKWYQSLSGQMGSELEALFQEFVEISLWGNATDLSLLTNVTLEEIQSIQGASVRSDSQERILINDTSLVWQALGAGKVRDSKQRVDFVLDNSGFELYADLLFSLFLLDSGMAGTCVLHAKDSPYMVSDTMVKDYHQLTGDLHDRSFFSCDSGKDTAARSALDFVSERISSAFSKGQLVVKEHPFWTEPGDFWELVPGHPVFEDLKDSDLVIFKGDFNYRKLTGDLRWPRSTPYRKAIGPLAQHGLRSLSLRTAKSDVIVGLAEGVDEKLCAEWEAKGNEHGSWWASSGKWAVICYSDGKPL
- the FBA1 gene encoding fructose-bisphosphate aldolase FBA1 (similar to Ashbya gossypii ABR068C) yields the protein MGVQSVLKRKSGVIVGDDVAALFKYAREHEFAIPAINVTSSSTVVAALEAARDNKSPIILQTSNGGAAYFAGKGVSNEGQNAAIKGSIAAAHYIRAIAPAYGIPVVLHTDHCAKKLLPWFDGMLEADEAYFKEHGEPLFSSHMLDLSEETDDENISTCAKYFTRMAKINQWLEMEIGITGGEEDGVNNEHVEKDALYTSPETVFAVHEALAPISPNFSIAAAFGNVHGVYKPGNVVLSPEILGDHQKYASTKIGGEEKPLYLVFHGGSGSTQEEFNTAIGNGVVKVNLDTDCQYAYLAGIRDYMLNKKDYVSSMVGNPDGEDKPNKKYFDPRVWVREGEKTMSKRISEALHVFHTENQL